The Anguilla rostrata isolate EN2019 chromosome 2, ASM1855537v3, whole genome shotgun sequence genome contains the following window.
ACACGGTAACATAAACTGTACATTATtcacatgcacagtaaaatgtccagtgttaattcaaatctaacagagtacataggAGTACAACAGGAAcaatatgtactctgtaagggttgatttaaaactgaatgttttactgtgtatgtggTAATGGTTTAGCCTGTTGATGATAAAATGTTTGAGTGTGAAACTTGGCTCAACAATTTAATACCACCAGACTGGCCCCTCCTAGATTTCAGAAGTAAGtagttcattattttaaatgcttcagTTTGTGATTTTAGCTATTAATACATAATCATTATAGAATATTTACAGTTGaaacaataatttgtttaaaaaaataattttcaattaaCATTGCTGAAGTCTAAGCCATTCTTACTATTACCCCATTagataaatttatatttttcaaatattacaGGGATATTCTACTTTATATAACAGTTATTGCCAAATAATTAGTGCTAGAGTCACTGTTTCCCACATAATTTAATATGcacaaagaaaggaaaagtATACACTCAAATATCCCAGTTATTTGGAATACCTACATTGTTTTCTCTTTGGAAATGATAACTTACCCAAACACAGAACTCCCATGAAACCCATAGATGCAGAAGGCCCTCGCATTTTCACAGACTGCTTCATCCTTTGTTCGTCAGCTAAATCAAGCTTACATATCTCTTCCATTTTAAAGGAACATCCTAAAACAACAGGAAGTCCTCACTTCCTCTGATGTGTCCACCATGGGACAGAAGCCCATATAAAGACAGGTAcctacactctctctccctttctttctctctgtatttggggtttttgtctttgaaataCTATTAAAATACAGCACAACAATGATAAAAATGCACAAGATAATAATACATCCAGGAAAGGtagtatttataaaaagtgtAAAGAACTGTTTCATAAACCTtaacttgtttttatttgcatgaaagcacatgaaataaaattgtcCTCATTTTTACAATTACAGTAACATGCAGAAGAAGCAGTGGCCTGACTCAGCATCATCAGTACTGTGTTGCAGTGATTTTTGTTAAAAAGTAGTCCAGCAGACAAAAGGCTCAGTGATGCACAGTGGAATAAGAAGCAGCCTCTCTTTGCTTCTCCATACtgtgtattaaaaatgcatttaattatgcatttcaatttttttgttttgaaatgtaaagTAGGTTTTAGTGCTACGTCgattaaatgcatttagattCCATTCCTTAGTAACCTTTATAGACATAGCTTTGGAACTGTGTTTAAGACAATTCAATTATTCCTGGAGAAGCTGATTCAAGCACATCTAAActtgtgcacagacacagatacacacacacgcacagactttcaaaaaaaaaaaaacataagatcAATAGCTTAAAGCAGTCACAGCTTTGCATTTATGATCCCAAATTCACAGCTCTACACCGGAAGATCTTCAGGAAAGTGTTCCATCTAGTATCCAACCGTGCTGTCCCACCAGATGATCTCCCTCATTCCTTTACCTTGCTCTTCCAAACCACCAGGGAAACAAGGATAGGAATGAGGCAAACCGGCACTAGGGTGAGGGAAACTGACACGTAATGAGGGGGATCGCTGAAGCCATCTTCCTGGTCACGGCAGTACTGGAAGTAGATGGAATGGACCTGTAGGAAGGCCTTTTCCACAATGTGATTGGGGTAGAAGCAGGCTAGTGTGCCCGTGATGTCCTCCAAACACTCAGTCAGCTTGTTGTATGGCCTGGAACATCAAAccaacagcagtgaaaatgcattGCCATATATTAAAGTATATACAgttgtgcattaaaaaatgcataatcaATTTCAATATATTAAGACAGTCCAAAtaagtgcaaataaaaatgtactgtacaacaGTAACAATTTCTTGTATCACAAACAAGTCAGTAGTTCTATTGTTATCATTAGTATGCGTAGTTACATGCTGCAATATTATTAGAATTGCCcttttcatcacaaaaaaatgacaaatcaagAAGGCTTCATTGATGGAAAAACAGGGTTTTCTTGTGTATGGGATGAGCTGAAAGCACAACCACTGAGGGTAAGCCAAAACTGTTGCCTTGAGAACTCTTTTGGTTCTGCATCCTGCCACACCAGTACAAGTTCTGCCCACTCCTCCTGCTCATTATCTCGCGGAAGCAGGTAATTCCAACTGCCTATTCGAGCTGCCGCCTTGACGAACTGTGACCGATCGACTTCCTCCAGCGCTGTATCAACTGGGAGAGTGCTTCTAAAGACCTGCCTGCTGCCTATTGTTCTCACCGTGTCCCTGGGAAGTGGCGAACAGACAATAGAGAATAGTTCACAGACGAATAGAGTAGACACAGACCTTATGACTGACTGCCAGTCACACCAGAGCTCCTTATTAGTGTCAAGCATGTCCTCTTGGAACAGGAGCCGGCAATCAGTGCTGTACAGTTCCAAAAGGTTCTCATTGCAGTGAGAACCGAGGAATTTCTCTTGCTCCTGGAAGGACTCTGGGGGCACAACAAAGAAGATGGCGACCTCTCTTCTCTATTACATTTTCTCCAAACACATACCCTGTTCATGGAATAAGATCGTTGCCAGATATTCCAATGAAGAAAGCAGTTGAAATTCAACAGTCATAACACGTAGGTGACACAGGTTATGACTCGTTGAGCACTGGATTAGATCTACGATCAttgatactgtatatatacacagcgttTAAAGATGTTTAGCATTAAACGGTGTGGACTCACTATGCACTCTAGTACCTGATTTTGACTCACGTTAATGCACCTGTTAGAGCTGATTTACACTGGTTAGAGCtgcactctgttagagctgatttaacactggttAGAGCtgcactctgttagagctgatttaacactggttAGAGCtgcactctgttagagctgatttaacactggttAGAGCtgcactctgttagagctgatttaacactggttAGAGCtgcactctgttagagctgatttaacactggttAGAGCtgcactctgttagagctgatttaacactgattaGACCtgcactctgttagagctgatttaacattGATTTAACATTGTGTAGTGAATATAAATTCACTATAAACCTTAATTTGGTTCTTATGTTAAATACCAACAGCTATAATTTCTTAGTTAATTGCTAATAACAAACTAGTGTTGGAGGGTAGAAGACATACCTCATGTCGACATCATTAACAAAATTGGTAGAGAGCACACAGCAAAGTGGTGTGCATTTAGGAACTATTGCATTATTTGTCTTGTACACAGtgacattttcagtgtaaaattcAACTCTTACTGATTACATATGGTCTCAACTTggctcatatgtactctgtcagagttgaattaatattGGACATGTTACTGAGTAAAAGTCATtctaaatgtatgcatgtatctATGTAACTGTTCAGTTAAATCATACAGAAAATCATGTTTAGTACTCTACTCTTGAGCTACACCGACCAGTCTACCAAAACAGATACCAAAGCAGCTGTATCGCAAGTATGCCTAACATCAAACTTTCCactgatgaaaataaattgaaatatagCATTGTCATGATTACCCAAAGGGCCATCTCATAGCACTGTTGCTAAAGAACACAATGTATGAAAATAGTTCCATTTTCAAAGGGTAAGCATGAAATTAAACAGTCTGCAAAGCATGACAAATCTACAAGGGCCACTTGAAAAGAGATGTATTCCTAAGAAAGCTGCTGCAGAAGAATACAACAAATTAATGTTCTAGGGCTGCCCCCTAATAGTCGACCAAACTGTTAGTTGATAAGAAGAGTCTTAGTCGACCAAGTTTTCATTGGTCGGTTATTCGCAGGGGGAAAAGAAACCCTCAAACTCTGTTGAACGAAGCacaaaaaagagactggctcgtgAGGCTACTCAAACTCCATTCGGAAGCTGCGCCTTGTCGTTAAAAAGTTATTAGACTATGTTAGGCAAAAGTGTGGGATCATTTTGAGCGTGTAAAGGATGACCCCAAGAAGGTGACATGCAAACTCTGCATGCAAAGATGTGTTTGCAACGTAGGTGTTTTTACTCTCTGTCTCGTAGCTTTAGTTCGGTCCCTGGAATCCGGTTTGCTGGCGGATGTCCGCTCGCCA
Protein-coding sequences here:
- the LOC135247776 gene encoding receptor activity-modifying protein 1-like isoform X2 — translated: MPAYLLHLKTSQCPLHSEESSHYKMTTLLPFVLFPVLLWESFQEQEKFLGSHCNENLLELYSTDCRLLFQEDMLDTNKELWCDWQSVIRPYNKLTECLEDITGTLACFYPNHIVEKAFLQVHSIYFQYCRDQEDGFSDPPHYVSVSLTLVPVCLIPILVSLVVWKSKVKE
- the LOC135247776 gene encoding receptor activity-modifying protein 1-like isoform X1: MPAYLLHLKTSQCPLHSEESSHYKMTTLLPFVLFPVLLWGGALQINGTKEDDESFQEQEKFLGSHCNENLLELYSTDCRLLFQEDMLDTNKELWCDWQSVIRPYNKLTECLEDITGTLACFYPNHIVEKAFLQVHSIYFQYCRDQEDGFSDPPHYVSVSLTLVPVCLIPILVSLVVWKSKVKE